The DNA segment CCTGAATCTTTTGGAATTTCGGTGCCTCCACGCTTTCTCCCTCAGACTCTGAGCTGCTCTCTTCATTCACTGTTGAAGAAAATTTCGGTTTCATGTCAATCTTCGATATTTCCCCATCCTCATTCTCATCACTCTTAAAACCCTCAGAAGAGGCGTCTTCATCCGCAAATCTGCTGTGTTTCCTCGATTTTTCCAGTGCTATCTCATCAGCACAATCActggacagaaaaaaaatcgattaaaacAGTTCAATTCCATAATATACTGTGagcataaaaatcaattgtacGTGATATAGCAACTGTTTAATTACCTAGCCACTAGTTCCCCTCTAATGAAGGGTAATTTACCCCTTCCAGGTTTCAAGTCCATTAGCTGAACGCTAAATGTGACCTCATCTCCAACGCTCATATGATTTCCCTCCCAATCCTTTCCCTCATGATCCTTCCTTGGTATTGAAACATTAAAAGCCTTGTGTACCAAGACACCAAGATGATTGGcaggtttttttattatgacacCTGCAGAAATGAATATCATCAATAAATAGTTCAGGATAATAAAGTAGGTGAGGGAGAATGAGGCAAAGTCAATCTTTTCAATCAGCCACGAATGACTTTGGATCTGGaactatataaaataatcttCTCCTCGTGGAGaactggaaaatttcatttacttCACAGACAGAatgatcaaaaaaattaattttcctttccTCCCTTCaccaatgaattattttacctTTGAGAACATGTCCAACTTTTGGTCTGAATACGTAAAAATCTGCCTCTATGTCAACATGACAAGAGAAAGAGTCATACAGCATAGCTGCTCTTTCAGACAATAATTTTGGGTTTTTGTAGGATAGCAAAAGCCCATGTAGCCtgaaaaacaatataaaaaacataaacacttgaaatatctttcaaTATTTATGTCTCATCAATTTCTGAAGacgcaacataattttttcaaattagtgaatgttggaaaatttgtgAAGACTATTCGAAAAGGTTAGAATGCTATTTCAACTTCGGGCTGTAATTATTCAACGATAATTCAacgtaaaataattaatgatgcaaaatcgtggaaaattaaacaaactaGTAATGTAATCCGTACTTATCGTCATAATGATTGAGCTCATCTCCGAGGATGTCCTGCAGTGATTGTTTCAAGTTTCCCAATTGACAAGGATGCAAAGCGATGTGTCTCTGTGTCTTTATAAGATGCACCTGAGATTTTTTGTCATTGACAAGTGCTGTTAGTTCCTCCATTGACCAGGTAATCCTCGTGGTCTTCATGGACCCCattgataatgatttttttgtcatccTCGTGGCTTTTATATCACTCAGAGCACTGAACACGTTTCAGCACTGCCATGTGCACGTTTATTTTCACTCAACGAGTCACGAGATAACACGATAATACCCGAAGTTTACCCGAACGACAGAATCAAATGTTGACTAGACAACTACGCGGAGTTGCTAAAGATTTTATAGGAATTTAGGGAAATTAAACTTATTATTAAATGTCATCGGGGTTTTCCATGAAATTCCTTTCatttttgtattaaaaaattaagtggAAAATCTATTAACCTCTCTAAATGTCGTGATTTCGCAAAATAACAATGGATGAAATCAATAATCGCCAGTTGATTGTCGTACTTCGACAATTACTCATCGTTgttaaacgtaaaaatcgcCTCATAAACATTCACTTGAGCCctcgaaaattcataaaaataacgCAACAGAATTCCCACCAAGTTGAGAGACAATTCGCATTATTGCTATTAAAATGTCTCTATTAACAAATAAACAGcgcaaaaattaataactcaCATAGTTCCAAAGACCCCACTATTCACAGAGATCTCGTCGCCACATACTCATATAAAAACcggagaaaaacaaaatataaacACAAAATATCAGCAATTGTTGTTGTCTCGAATCGAACGAACGTCCGACTCGAGAGCTGGCGCCCCCATGTTCTTGCGACGAAAATTGTAAACTACCCCTATCCCCCCCTTCCAAATTGGCGGAATGGTCAGTGTAGAATGAAAACAAGGAACAAGGAGACTCCTCCATGTGTATTTTTGTGGTTAATAAGTGATTTTCTGAGACATTCGGAGGTTCAATTACACCAAAAGTTACGATGGATTATGGTGGTGACGTTAGTGACGCATCTGAGGAGTTATTCTCCGGTAAATTTGTACTCCATTCACTTCTCCAAGAGTAGTATTCATAATTCTCACGACCCTTCTCTCTACTTTCGTATTTCAGACGATGATGGGTCATCTGATGTCAGATTCACGAGTCCAGATCTCAAGGCCAACAAATCATTCTTCAATTTATCACAAACTCCTGTTTTGCTCCATCACCAAAGAGAAGAGTAATATATTTCATTAGACTTCTCTTTAATAATGTCCCTACCATTGAGCTACTAATTTCTGgtgtattgaaatatttcataggaCACCAGGTAAACCGATCGTGCCAAAAACCCCCATGACCCTGGCTCCTTTTATTTCCAAGGCTGACGAATGGAGCAGTGAAATGGAAACACCAGAGGGAAAGCGAGATCATGATTCAATTCCCCCAGAAACTGTTATCGTTGACATCGATAATATCGATAATTCATTGATTGAAACAGCTGATGCATTTTTAACCCCAGCACATGTGAAGACCGACGACATAAACGAGGACATAGTTCCTCTCTCTCAGGAGTTGCCCCCCAGAAAGAAACAAAAACGTGCGCCGAAAAGacgaattttcgataaaaataatacacTGGCAACAGTGGACGATGATGACGAGTCTGACGACACATCTCAGACTCACCAAATCATCAAGTCTCGCTCCCTGATAGTGGATCCTCAGTCAAAATGCCCCGTTGAGAAACTCAAACAGTTGAAAGCCCTACAGATGAGATTACAAGAGAGAAGAGGGCTGGAGACCCTGACAGACGATGCGATCCCCGACGATGAGTTCCTGCGAAGTTGCAGAGACCTCGAGAGATGTGACAGACAACCCCAGACGGAGCACATTCAGACAACCCCAACAAATGTCCCAGAAGGATCTTCACTCTCTCCAACGTGGGAGGACCTTAAAACCCCTGAAGAAGAGATCATAACTCAAGAGACAGTCACCGTAACCCCAGTAGCCACTCTCCAGACCAACAGACAAGATACTTATTCTCAAATTGATCTTGGAATTGATCACATGATTGAGGAAGAGGACCAGTACCTGGAGAAAACCTTCTTGGAAACAGAGctgataaatataaaaaaagaggTCGTACCAATTGAGGAGCCAGACGAGGATTTCAGAGGATTTCCCAAGGATGAACAACAAAGCAAAGAACTCTGGGAGTTTCAGAGAATATTTGTGCAGCAGTACGGTGGTCTATCCCccaggaaattaaattttcaaggattttccTTTGTGGAAGCTGAAATATCCAAAACAATCTTCCAGAACAACGATATATTCCTGAATAACTATTTAGAGAAATACTACGGAATTAGAAAGCAGGTGGATCCCCCCCTAGCAACGATCGAAGACACCGAGTCAGAAGAGTCTCAACGCATTGAGGAAGTTATTCCCCAAATTCAGTTACTCCCACCACTGTTTATGCCAGTCTATTCTGGGTTCGACACGGCTAGtggtaataaattattcacatCCGTGGATAAAATCTTTGAGGAGAAAACGAAATTCCAGAGGGATGAATCCACTGAGATGCACAGTATTGACTTCTTGATGAATAATCAAAGCTCAATGAAAGTACAAAACAGTATTAGTCGTGATAAAGAAAATGTACAGATATTAGAGGATAAATCTATAGAATTAATTAAGCACAGTGATAAGTCTGAAGACGAGAAAATATATGCtgacaaaaatataaataatattgtgaATAAAAGTACATTGTTAATTGGTAGAGAAAAATGTGATAAAATAGCATCTTCACCAATAAAAAAGATGGAAATTGTTTCGAACGCGGTTGAAGTTCCTCATGAGGACGATGTACTTGGCTATGTTGGGCTGGAACCCCTCGAGAAACCTGATAAATCTGCTGCAGATTCATCCGCAGTGAAtgattcatcaattaaaaattccagcGAGGATTTCATAGATTGTTTAAATGaaatatcaaatttaaaaaacaaacgaCAACGTCTTCGATTGCGCTGTGGAGAGCTAGATAAAAAACCTTCGATCTCAAAGCCACTGATTAATCAAATTACAAACGAAAACTATGATCCAAAGCTGTCGAGCATTCTCTCACATCCACGAGTACCTGACCCAAATGACGAACGACAGATAAACCCTGGAGTCCCACGAGATGTGACCCCAGGATGTGGTAATACTACAATGATTTCTCCGTCAATCGATTCTCGACAATTGAGAAATACTGATTATTCCTCAGTATCTATTGATTCAAAGCATAATGGCCAATTTCCTGGATTTGTGACAGGAACAGGTAAAACAGCACAGATATCAGAGAAGGCTTGGTCCACGGGCCTGGCGATGTTCACTGCAGCTGGAAAGGAGGTCGGGGATGACGTAGAATCTAATTTAAAATCAGTAATAAACAAGCCATTCACCTCGTTGAAGCTTCCAGGGGTAGAAAATCCCACGAGtacttcaaaattatcagcaGGATTTGGATCTAAGCTACCAACAAATATTTCAAACGATGGAATGGGGTTTAAAACTGGAAATGGTGGCCCCATAAAGCTCTCAGAAGTAGctcagaataaaatgaaagcaTCGATGCAGGAATTTTCCCTAAATTTAGATGACGACGACCCTGATCTTCTGGCTTTATCgaatatgaagaaaaaaatatgggcTCGAAGGCGAGAAACGATTGAAAAAATCCCTTTGAAGACGTCACCAGCAGCCTGTGCACCAGAATTGGGATTCAAAACTGCTGGTGGTGGAAGTATAAAACTCTCAGAGGCTACGTTGAAGCAAATGAAAGCAGGTTTGGAAGCCTACACTTCAGACGTCAACGAGGATGACCTCGATTTTTCAGACTTGCAGAAGAAAGTCTCGACTGTTCGACATAAGACGCGAGATCCCATTGGAGATGATTTAAAGACTTCAAGACGCTCCGAACTACCTCTAAAGAGGACAAGTCTTCCCTTCATGTCGAAGCCCTTTACCCCTTTGAACATCAAGATACCAGAGGTTCGTCCCAACTCAACTCCAAGTACATCCAAGTCAACTTCTGGATTTACAACAGCTGGTGGAGGTGAAATACATCTCTCAGAGGCAGTtcagcgaaaaattgaaactgaTTTAGCGGCATTCAATGCTGAAGACATCGAAAATGATCCCGTAACGAAAAGCAGTTCAACAAATTCTCGTAATGCAAAACTTTCAGACTCAGTGAAACGAAAGAATCCTTCAGATGACGTAACTCCATTCGGTAGAAAGAGGGCAAGGACAGCAGGCACTGACCTCCAGGCTCGCATTTTATTCCACGAGATTAACGAGGAAGATGAGGAGATAATCCAGTCGTCCTTGGCACTCGAGAATAATAACGATACTGAAAATGACAGGATTTTACCCTTCAAAAATATGATTAGCGAGAAAATCAAACCGATCACCAAGTATCCAACAAGTAGATGGTCTGACAGCTCATGTCCCCCAGTCTCCAATTATCATCCTATCCAGAGGCGGCCCTACTCACTTCCCACAAACCCATCAaccgaaaaaacaaaaacagataaaaaaattcccctcacGAATCAAGAATTAATTCCCGATGACATAGTTTTCGATAGTCAGGAGTTTCTCGAGTCCTACGAGAAAATCTCgacaaaaataaaacagaaTGACGCGGCCGAGAAGAGGAGAAACGAggtgataaaaaaacaagaagaTATGATCGAAGcaaagaggaaaaatcggGAGAGGAAAGAGCCAGGTTCTCTGCTGCTaataaaagagaaagaaaaatctctGATGATTTCTCTGGAGCAGTTGTGTCTACCAGGGACGTTGCCAGCTCCTCGGGACCCCCGGGAATTTTCCTGTCTAAATATCGACCAGGCAGTGAGTACACTGACCTCCTCGACAGCTCAAAATTACCGATTCAACCTGGAAGCCTATCAGGACATCGGCAGAACCTGGGCCGAGGGAATTCCAGTTGGTGATGGTACCATATTAATTCCAGACGTGCACAATTTTGCGGGAATAATGGAATTTAAACGGAGTTTCTTGGCATCACCAGGAGTTGATCCCAATCTCCTGCCCGATAACTGGCTGGAGAACCATTACAAGTGGATAGTCTGGAAGCTAGCTTCGATGGATCGTCtaaaattcacgaaaataAAGCTCCCAAAATCCCTGACACCAGATCAAGTATTAAAACAATTGAAATACAGATACGACCGTGAGATCGATCGTACAGAGCGCTCGATAATTCGAAAAATGCTAGAAAAGGACGAAGTCGCTTCACATCGCATGATCTTGTGCGTATCACGAATAAAAAGAACAACAATAAACAACGAGACAACGATATCCATGGAATTAACTGATGGCTGGTACTCTGTTATCGCAGCATTGGATACACCAATGATAAACAACATTctcgatggaaaaataaatgagggaACGAAATTAATGATCTATGGTGCACAATTGATAAATAACGAGGAAGGCTGTCACCCCCTGGAGGCACCCTCCAACCTacgtttaaaaattcacacAAATTCAACGAGACGAGCTAAATGGTTTACTAAACTGGGACTCCAAAAATACAGCGGCCCCATGGAACTATCCCTGAGATACATTCATCCAAACGGTGGTCTAATTGGCAAAGTGTCAGCTGTTGTATCTCGTGTCTATCCAATTATCTACAAAGAAACAACATCAGATGGTCAAGTAATATTTCGCAATGCTAAAAGTGAGGAGAGAGCCCAAATGTCCTTCATCAACAATCATGAATCTGGATCCATCACGTCATTATGTAGAGATGTTAAATCTTGTTTGAAGATAAGAATAGCGGATGGTTGTGTACATGGAATTGTTACAATATGGCAAAATGCCGAGGAATCCAGTGAGATGTTCAAAGAAGGTAATTCGATCTCGATAATTCATGGAACAGCATCAGGCAAACGAACAAGTGAACTGCAGATCAATGCCACTAGGTGGACGACATTTGATGTGAGAAtgtgtagaaaaaaattttcctttcccGAGAGAATTTTCACACCACTGTCTGACACAATGACCCAGGGATTTTCACCTAATTATGGTGAATTTGATACTGTTGGTATTGTTGTTTCAATTGGGCCAGCTCCccatggaatgaaaaattttgaaactatGTATTTGGCGTACAGAAATGAAATGGAAGAGGACAGCTTTCTGTCAATTCTATTCTGGGAAGGAATTGGAACGTATGGATATTCGGATATTGCTACTATTGGATCAATTGTTTGTTGTGTGAATTGCGAGTGGAGGAGAAATACTTATCGGAGTATTCCCACGGCATTTTGCTCCGAGAGGACCATTATTACCCGTAATCCTAGACAAGGTAGTCATCTTAGGAGGGcattcgatgagctgaagtgtAGAATTGCGGACACTTCGAATTATGTCAATGATTGTGCGGCGAGGATTCAAGCGGaggtattgaaaaaatcggGGTCTTACTCGGTTACGCCTGTGAGGGGTACTGAACTAACACCTAAGGACAGGCGAAGTGCTGCTCTTAAGGGAAGAATCGAGAGGCTGCAGAGCTACGGTCCAGTGCCTAATCTATCGCCAATCCATCTTACGGGAAGTTCGAAGGTATCTCTCGACTTTAAATCACCATTGTCCAGGTAGAACGGAACTGAGTCCGGGAAGAGGACAAgatgatgaaatattcagatTATTatgtttgttttttgtttatatttgaGGAGAAAAGtttggaagaaataaaatatttagttaatggagatattatttttttactaggGAGTTATATTTTCTTAATAAAGCCAGaactaatttaattatcgGGTTTCGTCTGAGGGAAAAATCCTAACATCGATTGGAATTTTTAGCGGAcgttaaacaaatttttctgtAGTTTATTTTCACATTAAAGTGATTAGTTCATTCTCGGTTCAACTGCTCATTTATGTGGTGTTGAAACCCCTCAGCATCAAGTCAAGGGTGTGGCGGGTGATGTTTGGGAGGAGTTAACTGGTTAAAGACGCGAGAATGTTAACTAGTGGGAAGATTAATTCgtttataaaaatgattattaaattacatgatttgaattatttcgtgattttttttctttgtaatATCCTTTAAAC comes from the Diachasmimorpha longicaudata isolate KC_UGA_2023 chromosome 11, iyDiaLong2, whole genome shotgun sequence genome and includes:
- the LOC135167696 gene encoding uncharacterized protein LOC135167696, with translation MDYGGDVSDASEELFSDDDGSSDVRFTSPDLKANKSFFNLSQTPVLLHHQREETPGKPIVPKTPMTLAPFISKADEWSSEMETPEGKRDHDSIPPETVIVDIDNIDNSLIETADAFLTPAHVKTDDINEDIVPLSQELPPRKKQKRAPKRRIFDKNNTLATVDDDDESDDTSQTHQIIKSRSLIVDPQSKCPVEKLKQLKALQMRLQERRGLETLTDDAIPDDEFLRSCRDLERCDRQPQTEHIQTTPTNVPEGSSLSPTWEDLKTPEEEIITQETVTVTPVATLQTNRQDTYSQIDLGIDHMIEEEDQYLEKTFLETELINIKKEVVPIEEPDEDFRGFPKDEQQSKELWEFQRIFVQQYGGLSPRKLNFQGFSFVEAEISKTIFQNNDIFLNNYLEKYYGIRKQVDPPLATIEDTESEESQRIEEVIPQIQLLPPLFMPVYSGFDTASGNKLFTSVDKIFEEKTKFQRDESTEMHSIDFLMNNQSSMKVQNSISRDKENVQILEDKSIELIKHSDKSEDEKIYADKNINNIVNKSTLLIGREKCDKIASSPIKKMEIVSNAVEVPHEDDVLGYVGLEPLEKPDKSAADSSAVNDSSIKNSSEDFIDCLNEISNLKNKRQRLRLRCGELDKKPSISKPLINQITNENYDPKLSSILSHPRVPDPNDERQINPGVPRDVTPGCGNTTMISPSIDSRQLRNTDYSSVSIDSKHNGQFPGFVTGTGKTAQISEKAWSTGLAMFTAAGKEVGDDVESNLKSVINKPFTSLKLPGVENPTSTSKLSAGFGSKLPTNISNDGMGFKTGNGGPIKLSEVAQNKMKASMQEFSLNLDDDDPDLLALSNMKKKIWARRRETIEKIPLKTSPAACAPELGFKTAGGGSIKLSEATLKQMKAGLEAYTSDVNEDDLDFSDLQKKVSTVRHKTRDPIGDDLKTSRRSELPLKRTSLPFMSKPFTPLNIKIPEVRPNSTPSTSKSTSGFTTAGGGEIHLSEAVQRKIETDLAAFNAEDIENDPVTKSSSTNSRNAKLSDSVKRKNPSDDVTPFGRKRARTAGTDLQARILFHEINEEDEEIIQSSLALENNNDTENDRILPFKNMISEKIKPITKYPTSRWSDSSCPPVSNYHPIQRRPYSLPTNPSTEKTKTDKKIPLTNQELIPDDIVFDSQEFLESYEKISTKIKQNDAAEKRRNEVIKKQEDMIEAKRKNRERKEPGSLLLIKEKEKSLMISLEQLCLPGTLPAPRDPREFSCLNIDQAVSTLTSSTAQNYRFNLEAYQDIGRTWAEGIPVGDGTILIPDVHNFAGIMEFKRSFLASPGVDPNLLPDNWLENHYKWIVWKLASMDRLKFTKIKLPKSLTPDQVLKQLKYRYDREIDRTERSIIRKMLEKDEVASHRMILCVSRIKRTTINNETTISMELTDGWYSVIAALDTPMINNILDGKINEGTKLMIYGAQLINNEEGCHPLEAPSNLRLKIHTNSTRRAKWFTKLGLQKYSGPMELSLRYIHPNGGLIGKVSAVVSRVYPIIYKETTSDGQVIFRNAKSEERAQMSFINNHESGSITSLCRDVKSCLKIRIADGCVHGIVTIWQNAEESSEMFKEGNSISIIHGTASGKRTSELQINATRWTTFDVRMCRKKFSFPERIFTPLSDTMTQGFSPNYGEFDTVGIVVSIGPAPHGMKNFETMYLAYRNEMEEDSFLSILFWEGIGTYGYSDIATIGSIVCCVNCEWRRNTYRSIPTAFCSERTIITRNPRQGSHLRRAFDELKCRIADTSNYVNDCAARIQAEVLKKSGSYSVTPVRGTELTPKDRRSAALKGRIERLQSYGPVPNLSPIHLTGSSKVSLDFKSPLSR